GGAAGAATGACACAGATATAATCTGTGTTTATCTACATGAATCTGATCCAAACCTTTGATAGCATCCACTGTGAGCTGCGAGGGACTTTAGGGAGTTTTGGACTGTGTAATAAGATCATGTGAGTCAGAGCcgatgaccccccccccaaatatgGCCGCCAGGGAGCTGGTCTAACATCACTTGGACAGTTATTGTAGCATCGGGGTGGAAGTAGAAGAGAAAGTCCAGAAGGTCCAGAGATGAGGAAGTTTGAGTCAGAAGCTGCAGGGCGTCAGTCAGTCCTCATCCCCGTCAGAGTCTGCATGCAAGACCCAAACCAGGTTTCTGGACTCAGACGTTGTTGTGTCAGTAGATGACTTCTATCCGTCCCTGAGAGGAGAGGACATGGATATATatcttatttattataataaactgtatatattataaaacGCTGCCGCGTTGCATTGTGGGTTAGAGGATACAAttagctgtgcattgtgggtatcACTCGGATGTGAGTccgtgcagatttgagtcacacGTGCGCCACtgtgcaacaagtagcatacacGATGCTAACGAGTGgcttctgtaacgtcaacacagtaaaaatggaccttaATGAAGTTGGtccactgctagcttagctacaagttagcatcaaacacaacaaaggctgtcagctgaatggtgttttgagctaacgttagcatcaaccAACCATACCAACCTAAAGCTGTGCATCACATGCAGCAACCAGACACACCCCAGACACAAAATGGCGCTCTAAGCTTTAACTGGCGCATCAGTGAAGGCAGACGCGTAAGTACATTTAATGAGATGAATCAAATCAACACTAGATCTTTTCTTTTGCTCCGAATCATCGTGTCTCCGTCATGTCTCCGGGCAGTCTCATGATTTCTGATCTCATCGTGTTAACGAGACAGACGGCGGTTTGAAAGTCATGCATTTAAGTTGTAAAGACTCTGGTTATGCAAGTTTCATCCGATGAATATTCAGCTCCAGCCCTACCTGTTACCTTGACttaacactcatgttgtcctcgggtcaaatttaacccgtttttagatttttatcagaaaaatgggccttcgaaataagTGTCAACATCAGaaatatcaaatgaaaatggaaaaaacatttaaaaaaagtaagcaaaacattgaaaaagtgacaatgttTCATGgctgactggaagacaacacaagagttagtATGTCTCTTGACGCATGAATGcacatgtgcacatacacagtTGACCCGGTTTTCATTTATCCCAAAAAATCCTTGGAAATAATCACTGAAGCTCACCCACAACACGGAGAGAGTGACAAACACCGTGAAAAATCCATCATAGGGTTTGgtggtcgacgggaagacaacacaagagttaaaatGTCTTTTGATGCATAAATGCACATCGGCAGCCTTGGTGTTTGACCCTaaacccccccgcccccccccccctctctccggCAGTGGTGGATCTGGTCTACTGGCGGGATGTGAAGACCACGGGCGTGGTGTTCGGCGccgggctgctgctgctcctctcgCTGACGGTGTGCAGCATCGTGAGCGTGTGCTCCTACATCGGCCTGGCCCTGCTCTCCGTCACCATCTGCTTCAGGATATACAAAGGCATCCTGCAGGCCATCCAGAAGTCCGATGAGGGGCACCCGTTCAAGTGAGTACCCCCAAAAATACCTAATCCACATGTGATGACCTCAAACTGGTCATTCGCATATGTACGTTTGGCAGggaaactcttattttgtcggGAAATAAGGTAAACGGGAAAAGTTCCTTgacgtttttttgtcactttttccgatatttttgtcctttttaatttCTGCTCTTTGTGacgtatttattttttactttttccgatatttttgtccttttaatttctgctctttttgacgtattttttgtaactttttccgatatttttgtccttttaatttctgctctttttgacgttttttcgtcactttttccgatattgttgtctttttaatttctgttcttttgaacgttttttgtcactttttccgatatacttttctccttttaatttccactctttttgacgtttttttgtcactttttccgatattgttcttcttttaatttccgctatttttgacgtttttttgtcactttttccgatatTGTTCTTCTTTTAATTTCCGCTCTTTTTGAGGGTTTTTTCGTTACTTTTTCCgatatttttgtccttttaattTTCGctctttttgacgttttttttttttttttccgatATTGTTGTCTTTCtaatttctgttctttttgacgttttttgtcactttttccgatatacttttctccttttaatttccactctttttgacgttttttgtcactttttccgatattgttcttcttttaatttccgctatttttgacatttttttgtcacttctccGATATTGTTGTCCTTTTAATTTCCGctctttttgacgttttttgtcactttttccgatatatttttctccttttaatttccaccctttttgacgtttttgtttttttcctcatttttgcagctttttcagaaattttttttttcacttttttttagcattctTTCGTTTTTCCAACgctataaaattga
The DNA window shown above is from Etheostoma cragini isolate CJK2018 unplaced genomic scaffold, CSU_Ecrag_1.0 ScbMSFa_1117, whole genome shotgun sequence and carries:
- the LOC117939786 gene encoding reticulon-1-like, translated to MRKFESEAAGRQSVLIPVRVCMQDPNQVSGLRRCCPWCLTLNPPAPPPLSPAVVDLVYWRDVKTTGVVFGAGLLLLLSLTVCSIVSVCSYIGLALLSVTICFRIYKGILQAIQKSDEGHPFK